A region of Halalkaliarchaeum desulfuricum DNA encodes the following proteins:
- a CDS encoding ArsR/SmtB family transcription factor: MTESVERLRRYLEDELGECRSEDLQGRIEELDDLESLLDPDVISTDVETLSALGNDTRYTLVRLLVEADGELCVCEITPLLDVSDSAISHALSTLADAGLVTKRKDGRWRKYRATNRANAILAVLDGTRT, from the coding sequence ATGACTGAATCCGTCGAACGGCTTCGCCGATATCTGGAGGACGAACTCGGCGAGTGCCGGAGCGAGGACCTGCAGGGGCGCATCGAGGAGCTCGACGATCTCGAATCCCTGCTCGATCCCGACGTCATCTCCACCGACGTGGAGACGCTCTCGGCACTCGGCAACGACACCCGGTACACGCTCGTCCGGCTGCTGGTCGAGGCGGACGGGGAGCTGTGCGTCTGCGAGATCACGCCGCTGCTCGACGTCAGCGACAGCGCAATCAGCCACGCGCTGTCGACGCTTGCGGACGCTGGACTGGTGACGAAACGCAAGGATGGACGGTGGCGGAAATACCGGGCGACGAACCGGGCGAACGCGATCCTCGCCGTTCTCGACGGGACTCGGACGTAA
- the arsB gene encoding ACR3 family arsenite efflux transporter, with amino-acid sequence MSELDHEHGPDCDCPDCGDPRSMDFLDKYLTVWIFLAMAIGVGLGFLAPSVVDPIQQYHLVEIGLIMMMYPPLAKVNYRQLPLVFSKWRVLSLSLIQNWLIGPTLMFALAVIFFSGIVPWFPARPEYFLGLIFIGMARCIAMVLVWNDLAEGSSEYAAGLVAFNSVFQILTYGVYIWFFALFLPPVLGLDAMVVGIDAFDITVEQVFWAIAIFLGIPFAGGILTRLGGVRSKGEEWYEEQFVPKISPVTLIALLFTVIVMFATQGDNIVAQPLDIVWLAVPLTIYFVVMFLVSFGMGRGIGADYSTTTAIGFTAASNNFELAIAVAVAVFGVGSGVAFATVVGPLIEVPVLLALVNVAIYFQEKFDWAGYETGQLESTKPASEGTKPASEGTKPASEESTPSKTDDD; translated from the coding sequence ATGAGCGAACTCGATCACGAACACGGGCCGGATTGTGATTGTCCGGACTGCGGAGATCCGCGGTCGATGGACTTCCTCGACAAGTACCTCACCGTCTGGATCTTCCTGGCGATGGCGATCGGGGTCGGGCTCGGGTTCCTGGCCCCCTCCGTCGTCGACCCGATCCAGCAGTACCACCTCGTCGAGATCGGGCTCATCATGATGATGTATCCGCCGCTGGCGAAGGTCAACTACCGGCAACTCCCGCTGGTGTTCAGCAAGTGGCGGGTGTTGAGCCTGAGCCTGATTCAAAACTGGTTGATCGGGCCGACGCTGATGTTCGCGCTGGCGGTGATCTTCTTCAGCGGGATCGTCCCGTGGTTCCCCGCCCGGCCGGAGTACTTCCTCGGGTTGATCTTCATCGGAATGGCGCGGTGTATCGCGATGGTGCTGGTCTGGAACGACCTCGCGGAGGGTTCAAGCGAGTACGCTGCAGGCCTGGTGGCGTTCAACAGCGTCTTCCAGATCCTCACCTACGGGGTGTACATCTGGTTCTTCGCGCTGTTCCTTCCGCCAGTACTGGGGCTGGACGCAATGGTCGTCGGGATTGACGCCTTCGACATCACCGTCGAGCAGGTGTTCTGGGCGATCGCCATCTTCCTCGGGATTCCCTTCGCTGGGGGCATCCTCACCCGTCTAGGCGGCGTTCGTTCCAAGGGCGAAGAGTGGTACGAAGAGCAGTTCGTGCCGAAGATCAGCCCCGTCACCCTCATCGCGCTGCTGTTTACGGTGATCGTGATGTTCGCCACGCAGGGAGACAATATCGTCGCCCAGCCGCTAGACATCGTCTGGCTCGCCGTGCCGCTCACGATCTACTTCGTGGTGATGTTCCTCGTGAGCTTCGGGATGGGCCGGGGGATCGGCGCCGACTACTCGACGACGACCGCGATCGGCTTCACCGCCGCCTCGAACAACTTCGAACTCGCGATCGCCGTCGCAGTCGCCGTCTTCGGCGTCGGCTCCGGGGTCGCATTCGCGACCGTCGTGGGCCCGCTGATCGAGGTGCCGGTGTTGCTGGCGCTGGTAAACGTCGCCATCTACTTCCAGGAGAAGTTCGACTGGGCCGGCTACGAGACCGGCCAGCTGGAAAGCACCAAGCCGGCAAGCGAAGGCACCAAGCCGGCAAGCGAAGGCACCAAGCCGGCAAGCGAGGAATCGACACCCTCCAAAACTGACGACGACTGA
- a CDS encoding universal stress protein, whose translation MTFETLLIPTDGSDRAETAGRRGLDLAGALDASVHVLSVADSSVATGTGYSGDSPRVRERLREQANARATSFSEEAASRGLEATAAVREGIPAREIVDYADEHGIDAIVMGTSGRGAVVRAIVGSVADKVVRTASVPVMTINSEVVDPKVTRPTATSAGIETILLPTDGSEPANVAASRGLDLAAQLDATVHLLSVADADVVDALISAFDGEKGRAELVEQASENLAATGEEAHDRGIEFVTATTEGNPAEEIVDYADEHGVDAIVMGTHGRGGFERFAVGSVADGVVRTASVPVLTVTSSLSAETDDD comes from the coding sequence ATGACATTCGAAACTCTCCTGATTCCGACCGACGGCAGCGATCGCGCAGAAACCGCCGGGCGTCGAGGGTTGGACCTGGCCGGCGCACTCGACGCGAGCGTCCACGTTCTCTCGGTTGCGGACAGCTCCGTGGCGACGGGGACGGGCTATTCGGGCGATTCGCCCAGGGTCCGCGAACGGCTTCGAGAGCAAGCGAACGCCCGAGCGACCTCCTTCAGTGAGGAAGCCGCCTCGCGGGGGCTGGAGGCGACCGCTGCAGTCCGGGAGGGGATCCCGGCCCGAGAGATCGTCGACTACGCCGACGAACACGGGATCGACGCCATCGTCATGGGCACCTCCGGCCGGGGCGCGGTCGTGCGGGCGATCGTCGGGAGCGTCGCCGACAAAGTGGTCCGCACCGCGTCCGTTCCCGTCATGACGATCAACTCGGAGGTGGTCGATCCGAAGGTGACCCGGCCGACGGCGACCTCCGCGGGAATCGAGACAATACTCCTCCCGACAGACGGGAGCGAACCCGCGAATGTCGCGGCCAGCCGGGGGCTGGATCTGGCAGCCCAACTGGACGCAACTGTCCACCTGCTGTCCGTTGCCGACGCTGACGTCGTGGACGCCCTGATCTCGGCGTTCGACGGCGAGAAGGGCCGTGCGGAGCTGGTCGAGCAAGCGAGCGAGAACCTCGCCGCGACCGGAGAGGAGGCCCACGACCGTGGGATCGAGTTCGTGACGGCGACCACCGAGGGGAATCCCGCCGAGGAAATCGTCGACTACGCCGACGAACACGGAGTCGACGCCATCGTGATGGGGACACACGGACGCGGCGGGTTCGAACGGTTCGCCGTCGGCAGCGTGGCCGACGGGGTCGTCCGGACCGCGTCCGTGCCCGTCCTCACGGTCACGTCGTCCCTGTCGGCGGAAACCGACGACGACTGA
- a CDS encoding PrsW family intramembrane metalloprotease — translation MSSREDPIQAAVDDDDRDLYDVATWEERTSLDGLAVALHWLFVRGAKLAVVLLAALILVSIGAIGVLSEPPIAFLTLLSAIPALGLTGYVWYSDVTTSEPLSLLVATFLLAVLTATFAAVVNGLAQGLFAPLGGLGLLLFFYLVVGPVEETVKLLAVRLYAYTDKRFDAVIDGAVYGAVAGLGFATIENSLYIARNVEIADLTLGIALVGAGDGIAGIRALAGPGHVIYSAYAGYYLGLAKFNPENRGPIIIKGLLIAAVIHATYNATAGFGTATIMAGTGLPFLAAFALFVVLYQGFFGGILLRKLWQYRTVYLETRGGTGAETAAGRANADEDPTEPEAAEPELTEFEE, via the coding sequence ATGAGTTCCCGGGAAGACCCGATCCAGGCTGCGGTCGACGACGACGATCGGGACCTGTACGACGTCGCCACCTGGGAAGAACGGACCTCTCTCGACGGGCTGGCGGTGGCGCTCCACTGGCTGTTCGTCCGGGGGGCGAAACTCGCGGTCGTCCTGCTTGCGGCGCTGATCCTGGTTTCTATCGGTGCGATCGGGGTGCTCTCGGAGCCGCCGATCGCGTTTCTGACCCTTCTGTCGGCGATCCCGGCGCTGGGGCTGACCGGCTACGTCTGGTACTCGGACGTGACCACCAGCGAACCGCTCTCGCTTTTGGTTGCGACGTTCCTGCTTGCGGTGTTGACCGCGACGTTCGCCGCCGTCGTCAACGGGCTCGCCCAGGGGCTGTTCGCGCCGCTCGGCGGGCTCGGACTCCTCCTGTTTTTCTATCTCGTGGTCGGCCCGGTCGAAGAGACCGTCAAACTGCTCGCGGTTCGGCTGTACGCGTACACCGACAAGCGGTTCGACGCCGTCATCGACGGCGCGGTGTACGGCGCAGTCGCGGGGTTGGGGTTCGCCACGATCGAAAACTCGCTGTATATCGCCCGGAACGTCGAAATCGCCGACCTGACGCTCGGCATCGCACTCGTGGGTGCCGGAGACGGCATCGCCGGGATCCGTGCGCTTGCGGGGCCGGGACACGTGATCTACTCGGCGTATGCCGGCTACTACCTCGGGCTCGCGAAGTTCAACCCGGAAAACAGGGGGCCGATCATCATCAAGGGGCTGTTGATCGCGGCGGTCATCCACGCGACGTACAACGCGACCGCCGGGTTCGGCACCGCGACGATCATGGCTGGGACCGGCCTCCCGTTCCTCGCGGCGTTTGCCCTCTTCGTAGTGCTCTATCAGGGCTTCTTCGGCGGAATCCTGTTGCGGAAGCTGTGGCAATACCGGACCGTGTATCTGGAGACGAGAGGGGGTACGGGAGCGGAGACGGCAGCCGGTCGGGCCAACGCTGACGAGGACCCGACCGAGCCTGAAGCGGCGGAGCCCGAACTGACGGAGTTCGAGGAGTAG
- a CDS encoding cell division protein SepF — MGIMSKILGAGGSHSTEDYVELDIDDAEAAVTESNMSVHIAEISDQSDVIPIKDAVYDGDFVIADITRHSTSDRTIEHIVDELRQVAREVDGDIVQKGDDQLVLTPTGVRISREKL; from the coding sequence ATGGGCATCATGAGCAAGATCCTCGGAGCGGGTGGAAGCCACAGCACCGAGGACTACGTCGAACTCGATATCGACGACGCGGAAGCAGCAGTCACCGAAAGCAACATGTCGGTCCACATCGCCGAGATCAGCGATCAAAGCGATGTCATCCCGATCAAGGACGCCGTGTACGACGGCGACTTCGTCATTGCGGACATCACCCGCCACTCGACGAGCGATCGGACGATCGAACACATCGTCGACGAACTCCGGCAGGTCGCCCGCGAGGTCGACGGCGACATCGTCCAGAAAGGCGACGACCAGCTGGTTTTGACGCCGACGGGCGTCAGGATCTCCCGCGAGAAACTGTAG
- a CDS encoding S8 family serine peptidase, producing MSREGISRREVLRYTGGAVGAAGLAGTAAADDHVEVNVGFANNRGRRAALEVAVSVKREFSFNALTMTVPEEAVDGLAADRNVRYVEENGEMYAHDQTTPYGIEITDADVAIDDGNTGEGVSVAILDTGIDAQHETLEENLGEGWATDDAECTTDCQGGPFGGNNIDECLEEWDDDNDHGSHVAGTAAAADNGVGVLGVAPDATLHAVKVLECDGGGTFDDIAAGIEWSADQGHDVQNMSLGADSDSEVVSDAIEDAADKGVVLVASAGNDGECTDCVGFPARHPEVIAVSATDEDDELADFSSTGPEVELAAPGVDTLSTIPRDDYDEFSGTSMSAPHVSGAAATVIADGTTDREEVREQLKEAADDIGLDENEQGAGRLNVADAVDAESDDDDDDDDKEEEENVSVVTDEATDVGETSATLNGEVTELENADEADVGFEYDESGGDLSNTVDAGTVSGTEKFDATVDGLDSGTEYEFRAVAETAEDSDEGDVLAFTTDEEEDDDEESTAPVIDQFDLTDTSNPRWARVEVDWAVSDDDGNLDEVTSVLKDGIDSETSSVSGDAASGTHELRERDGHGEAEVTLTVTDTDGNETSDTKSITLG from the coding sequence ATGTCACGAGAGGGCATATCAAGGCGAGAGGTGCTGAGATACACGGGCGGAGCCGTGGGGGCGGCGGGCCTCGCAGGAACAGCGGCGGCCGACGATCACGTCGAGGTGAACGTCGGATTTGCAAACAATCGGGGGCGACGAGCAGCGCTGGAAGTGGCGGTGTCGGTCAAACGGGAGTTCTCCTTCAACGCGCTGACGATGACAGTCCCGGAGGAGGCCGTCGACGGGTTGGCGGCGGATCGGAACGTCCGGTACGTCGAGGAGAACGGCGAGATGTATGCTCACGACCAGACGACGCCATATGGGATCGAGATCACGGATGCCGACGTCGCGATCGACGACGGCAACACGGGCGAGGGGGTGTCGGTCGCGATCCTCGACACCGGGATCGACGCCCAGCACGAGACGCTCGAGGAGAACCTCGGCGAGGGGTGGGCGACCGACGACGCCGAATGTACCACCGATTGTCAGGGTGGTCCGTTCGGCGGCAACAACATCGACGAATGTCTCGAGGAGTGGGACGACGACAACGACCACGGCAGCCACGTCGCCGGGACGGCCGCCGCGGCCGACAACGGTGTCGGCGTGCTCGGCGTGGCTCCGGACGCGACCCTCCACGCGGTGAAGGTACTGGAGTGTGACGGCGGTGGAACCTTTGATGACATCGCTGCGGGAATCGAGTGGTCGGCCGACCAGGGGCACGACGTACAGAACATGAGTCTCGGGGCGGATTCCGATTCGGAAGTTGTCTCCGACGCGATCGAAGACGCCGCCGACAAGGGCGTCGTGCTGGTCGCTTCCGCTGGTAACGACGGGGAGTGTACCGACTGCGTCGGATTCCCGGCGCGACACCCGGAGGTAATCGCGGTGTCGGCAACCGACGAGGACGACGAACTCGCCGACTTCTCTTCGACGGGCCCCGAAGTCGAACTCGCCGCGCCGGGCGTGGACACGCTTTCGACCATTCCCAGGGACGACTACGATGAGTTCTCCGGCACGTCGATGTCCGCGCCGCACGTCTCCGGCGCGGCCGCGACGGTGATCGCCGACGGGACGACCGACCGCGAGGAGGTCCGTGAGCAACTGAAGGAAGCGGCCGACGACATCGGCCTCGACGAAAACGAGCAGGGTGCCGGTCGACTGAACGTTGCCGATGCCGTGGACGCCGAAAGCGACGATGATGACGACGATGACGACAAGGAAGAAGAGGAGAACGTCTCAGTCGTCACTGACGAGGCGACAGACGTCGGCGAGACGTCAGCCACCTTGAACGGCGAGGTGACGGAACTGGAGAACGCCGACGAGGCCGACGTCGGCTTCGAGTACGACGAAAGCGGCGGCGATCTTTCGAACACAGTCGACGCCGGCACCGTCTCCGGAACCGAGAAGTTCGATGCGACGGTGGACGGACTCGATTCCGGCACCGAGTACGAGTTCCGCGCGGTCGCGGAGACTGCAGAGGACAGCGACGAGGGCGACGTACTGGCGTTTACGACCGACGAAGAAGAGGATGATGACGAGGAATCGACGGCTCCCGTGATCGACCAGTTCGACCTGACGGACACGAGCAACCCCCGGTGGGCCCGCGTCGAAGTCGACTGGGCCGTCTCGGACGACGACGGGAACCTCGATGAAGTCACGTCAGTGCTGAAAGACGGCATCGACAGCGAGACCTCGTCCGTCAGCGGCGACGCAGCTTCGGGCACACACGAACTCCGCGAACGTGACGGCCACGGCGAGGCCGAGGTGACGCTCACCGTCACCGACACCGACGGGAACGAGACCAGCGACACGAAGTCAATTACGCTCGGGTAA
- a CDS encoding NAD-dependent epimerase/dehydratase family protein: MQVLITGAHGQVGDGLKRYLGDRGDYELTYLDRDDHPDYDTHVADVNDYDAIRPAFDGQDAVIHLAAYPTTDGTWEQIRDSNLHGTHNVLEAAADAGVSQFVFASSIHAAGMYEEEHAPELYELDFDLTVTHEDPERPDSYYGASKAFGEDWGRYFIECREYPEQFYAIRIASIREPPYDNPYGDAEKGVERGDWERGSHEYETQVKRLQGTWLSQRDWVQLVELCLADDELEFGIFFATSENERGWYDITHAKDVLGYEPQDQGEAWTEPPQDLVEHVENNREI; the protein is encoded by the coding sequence ATGCAAGTCCTGATTACTGGGGCCCACGGTCAGGTTGGCGACGGGCTGAAACGGTATCTCGGAGATCGAGGAGACTACGAGTTGACGTACCTCGACCGCGACGATCATCCCGACTACGACACCCACGTCGCCGACGTGAACGATTACGACGCGATTCGACCGGCCTTCGACGGGCAAGACGCGGTCATCCATCTGGCTGCGTATCCGACGACCGACGGGACGTGGGAGCAGATCAGGGACAGCAACCTCCACGGCACTCATAACGTGCTCGAGGCAGCGGCGGACGCCGGTGTGAGCCAGTTCGTCTTCGCCTCCTCGATTCACGCTGCCGGGATGTACGAAGAAGAACACGCACCCGAACTGTACGAACTGGACTTCGATCTGACGGTTACCCATGAGGATCCCGAGCGTCCCGACTCCTACTACGGCGCCTCGAAAGCCTTCGGCGAAGACTGGGGCCGGTATTTCATCGAATGTCGTGAGTACCCCGAACAGTTCTACGCCATCCGGATCGCGAGCATCCGGGAACCGCCATACGACAACCCGTACGGCGACGCAGAGAAGGGCGTCGAACGCGGCGACTGGGAGCGCGGAAGCCACGAGTACGAAACACAGGTCAAGCGGCTACAGGGGACGTGGCTCTCGCAGCGTGACTGGGTGCAACTGGTCGAGTTGTGTTTGGCAGACGACGAACTGGAGTTCGGGATCTTCTTTGCGACGAGCGAAAACGAACGCGGCTGGTACGACATCACGCACGCGAAAGACGTGCTGGGCTACGAGCCACAGGACCAGGGCGAAGCGTGGACCGAGCCCCCGCAGGACCTCGTCGAACACGTAGAAAACAACCGAGAAATCTGA
- a CDS encoding DUF5783 family protein, producing MADFDPEQFEDKYANYFPELQRAYKSAFETMNDEYDSELIHAIDQAVLNESEPFYREGEFVVELPKNPHDRIEGVGVIVEEDRVEPVLDRYVDEIEGELHRVFGVERTD from the coding sequence ATGGCCGACTTCGATCCCGAGCAGTTCGAGGACAAGTACGCGAACTACTTCCCCGAACTCCAGCGCGCGTACAAGAGTGCTTTCGAGACAATGAACGACGAGTACGACTCCGAACTGATCCACGCGATCGATCAGGCCGTACTCAACGAATCGGAGCCGTTCTACCGGGAGGGTGAATTCGTCGTGGAACTCCCGAAGAATCCCCACGACCGGATCGAAGGGGTGGGCGTGATCGTCGAGGAGGATCGGGTCGAACCCGTTCTCGATCGGTACGTCGATGAGATCGAAGGAGAACTGCACAGGGTATTCGGGGTCGAGCGAACCGACTGA
- a CDS encoding NifU family protein: MSTDSADAESELREEITNFLRRNFPQIQMHGGSAAISHLDTETGEVHVQLGGACSGCGISPMTIQAIKSRMVKEIPEIEEVHADTGLNGGGGGGMGGMSPSFPGEEGDDAGEEDEGPQAPF, from the coding sequence ATGAGCACCGACTCGGCGGATGCGGAAAGCGAGCTTCGCGAGGAGATCACCAACTTCCTGCGCCGGAACTTCCCGCAGATTCAGATGCACGGCGGAAGTGCCGCGATCAGCCACCTCGACACCGAAACCGGCGAAGTCCACGTCCAACTGGGCGGCGCCTGCTCGGGGTGTGGCATCTCCCCGATGACGATCCAGGCGATCAAGTCCCGGATGGTCAAGGAGATTCCCGAAATCGAGGAAGTTCACGCGGACACCGGCCTCAACGGCGGCGGTGGCGGCGGCATGGGCGGAATGAGCCCATCGTTCCCGGGCGAGGAGGGCGACGACGCCGGCGAGGAAGACGAAGGTCCGCAGGCGCCGTTCTAG
- a CDS encoding ArsR/SmtB family transcription factor, translating into MSSQSNDFRVSSETMAEMEAIVSTCDVETAHRIFKALADDRRILILRLLEESELCVCDLVELFDIEYSKLSYHLKQLKEAGLVTADREGNYVTYRPTECGEDVVDIVHRLC; encoded by the coding sequence ATGTCCTCACAATCGAACGACTTCCGGGTTTCCTCGGAGACGATGGCCGAGATGGAGGCGATCGTCTCGACGTGTGACGTCGAGACGGCTCACCGCATCTTCAAGGCCCTCGCTGACGATCGCCGAATCCTCATCTTGCGATTGCTCGAGGAATCGGAGCTTTGCGTCTGTGACCTCGTCGAACTGTTCGACATCGAGTACTCGAAACTCTCCTATCACCTCAAACAACTCAAGGAGGCGGGACTCGTCACGGCCGACCGGGAGGGTAACTACGTGACGTACCGACCGACCGAGTGCGGCGAGGATGTCGTCGATATCGTCCATCGTCTCTGTTGA
- a CDS encoding MTH895/ArsE family thioredoxin-like protein — protein sequence MKIEVIGPGCPRCKKTEQHVILALDRLDDDVDADVEKIDKQMEIIDRGVMHTPAVAVDEEIEIEGEIPEVEELVELFRAT from the coding sequence ATGAAAATCGAAGTCATCGGACCTGGCTGTCCCAGGTGCAAGAAGACAGAACAGCACGTGATCCTGGCACTCGATCGGCTCGACGACGATGTCGACGCGGACGTCGAGAAAATCGACAAACAGATGGAGATCATTGATCGCGGCGTGATGCACACCCCCGCCGTCGCCGTCGACGAGGAGATCGAGATCGAGGGTGAGATTCCCGAGGTCGAGGAACTCGTCGAACTCTTCCGGGCGACATAG
- a CDS encoding permease — MVPEIELLVEILRAGIDETLSYLTLHVLTCLVPAFFIAGGISAVLSDHFITKYLSAEAPKLQAYSIASVSGVALAVCSCTILPMFAGLYKKGAGIGPATAFLFSGPAINVLAVVFTARVLGLPLGGARAFFAVVMAAAIGLTMALVFVSDDDEDRPENQTVATDGGYAAESQRPKWVTAGFFGTQVAILLIAATGLLTWAIKAPILAPLFAMLGYLLYSEFSRDEIDDWLQETWFFTRTIFPLLIVGTFIIGIIGGIAAVAQGMAPLETVTTNGGETFAAHQVAPGLLTQELFGETTVLSAGVASVIGAVLYMPTLLEVPIVGSLFGYTNGLMADGPALALLLAGPSLSLPNMIVIWKTIGTKQTALYIALVAVASTVAALMWGLLL, encoded by the coding sequence ATGGTTCCGGAGATCGAACTCCTCGTTGAGATATTGCGGGCAGGAATCGACGAGACGTTGTCGTACCTTACGCTACACGTCCTCACGTGTCTCGTGCCGGCGTTTTTTATCGCCGGCGGGATCTCGGCGGTCCTCTCCGACCATTTCATCACGAAGTACCTGAGCGCGGAGGCCCCGAAGTTGCAGGCCTACTCCATCGCGTCGGTTTCGGGCGTCGCACTCGCGGTGTGTAGCTGTACGATCCTGCCCATGTTCGCCGGCCTGTACAAGAAGGGCGCGGGGATCGGCCCTGCAACCGCCTTCCTGTTTTCGGGGCCGGCGATCAATGTGCTGGCGGTCGTGTTTACTGCTCGCGTCCTCGGACTGCCCCTCGGCGGTGCGCGAGCGTTTTTCGCGGTCGTGATGGCCGCTGCAATCGGACTGACGATGGCGCTGGTCTTCGTGAGCGATGACGACGAGGATCGCCCCGAGAACCAGACCGTCGCCACCGACGGGGGGTACGCCGCCGAGTCCCAGCGCCCGAAATGGGTGACTGCCGGCTTCTTCGGCACGCAGGTCGCGATCCTGCTGATCGCGGCGACTGGGCTGCTCACCTGGGCGATCAAGGCTCCGATCCTCGCACCGTTGTTCGCGATGCTGGGGTATCTACTGTACTCGGAGTTTTCCCGCGACGAGATCGACGACTGGCTCCAGGAGACGTGGTTTTTCACCCGGACGATCTTTCCGCTGTTGATCGTCGGGACGTTTATCATCGGGATCATCGGTGGGATCGCCGCGGTGGCCCAGGGGATGGCTCCCCTCGAGACTGTCACGACCAACGGCGGCGAGACCTTCGCCGCCCATCAGGTCGCGCCCGGGCTGTTGACCCAGGAACTCTTCGGCGAAACGACGGTCCTGTCGGCAGGGGTGGCGTCGGTCATCGGCGCGGTGCTGTACATGCCGACGTTGCTCGAGGTTCCGATCGTCGGCTCGCTGTTCGGCTACACGAACGGCCTGATGGCTGACGGTCCCGCGCTGGCGCTGCTGCTTGCGGGCCCCTCGCTGTCGTTGCCGAACATGATCGTCATCTGGAAGACGATCGGCACCAAACAGACTGCCCTCTATATCGCCCTCGTCGCGGTCGCCTCGACGGTCGCGGCCCTCATGTGGGGCCTGCTGCTGTAA
- a CDS encoding 4Fe-4S dicluster domain-containing protein produces MVSNRSGDLPEKFAEWMGLDRRTIEWHPTIDSDSCGGCGLCVINCGRNVLGYDDEQEVATVENPYRCKVGCTTCGTYCPTGAIEFPDEEYVGELIREHGLLARAREQLEDEFGARSAGD; encoded by the coding sequence ATGGTGAGTAACCGGTCCGGAGATCTCCCCGAGAAATTCGCCGAGTGGATGGGTCTCGACCGACGAACCATCGAGTGGCATCCGACGATCGATTCGGACTCCTGTGGGGGGTGTGGCCTCTGTGTAATCAATTGCGGCCGGAACGTTCTCGGATACGACGACGAGCAGGAGGTGGCTACTGTCGAAAACCCGTACCGGTGCAAGGTCGGATGCACGACGTGTGGGACGTACTGTCCGACCGGGGCGATCGAGTTCCCGGACGAGGAGTACGTCGGGGAACTGATTCGCGAACACGGGTTGCTCGCCCGGGCCCGCGAGCAACTCGAAGACGAGTTCGGAGCGAGGTCGGCAGGGGATTGA